The genomic region TAAAAGAGCAGATTCACATACCACAGTTGTTCCAAACATACTTAAATGTTTCCAATGACTGAACTGagtatctgtttttaaaagtaaatttaaattacttACAACTAAATAACTAAAGGTAACACTCCAGTTCCTCGGTTGCACAAGCCACATTTCAAGCGCTTACTTTCCTTGTGTGGCTAATGGCTGCCATATTGGACGCTCAAGCCTAGATCCTCGGGGCAGCGGCTCTCAAACCTGAGTGAGCAGCAGAGGTCGCTTGGGTACTGTTACATAGCAGTTGGATTGCTGCACCTCACCCCCACAGTTCCTGATTCAGGGAGGGCATCAAGATTCTGCATCTCCAAGAGGTTTCCACTTGATGtcgatgctgctggtctgggaatacactttgagaaccactgcattaaggaatataaaatggtggcATTCCTTCTATCTTCCTTCAAAGGGAACTTCTCTTTGGCTACTCATGGAATCCTGTGCTTAGGAAAGTCTCTTTCTTTTTGCAGGCTTTGAACATAAGATCACAGTCCAGGCCTCTCCAACCCTGGACAAGCGGAAAGGATCAGATGGGGCCAGCCCACCCGCAAGCCCCAGCATCATTCCCCGGCTGAGGGCCATTCGCTGTGAGTATCTGCCAAGGCCCTGACCAGTCAGTGAACAGACTTCCCTGAGCACATACCTGGCACCAAGCCAGAGCAACATCAgggtggcaggcaggcaggactcCCCTCCCTCATTCTCATCGGGGGAAACAGACAACAAGTAAACAAACTGGTGAACAGGAAATTTCCTGTAGTGATAcgcaccctaaaggaaatcagggaaGGAGCTAAACAGAAGAGCTcctatttttaaatcacaaagaaaGCCTGCAGAGAAGCTGAGGTTTAAGTAGGGACCTGCATGGTCAGGAGGAGTAACATATGCAGAGATCTGAAGGAACAGTGTccctggcagagggaacagcagaggCGGAAGCCCAGAGGCAGGAACAAGTATGCTGATTATCAGCTGGAAAGGCCAACTTGGATGAAGTAGAAAGAATGGGAGGGAGAGCAGTGAGTTTATGGTTGAGGGTTCAGCAGGAGAGGATTGCCCTGGGCCTCAAGAGCGGGGATAAGGAATCTGGATTTTATCTAACATCTGAGGGGGAGCCTCTGGAGGGCTGTGAGCAAGGCAGTGATGGAGGCAACTTGACCTTTTCCCTCTGACTGCCGTGAGGAGTAGGGATTGTAGGCGGGCAGGAGTCAAGAGGGGAGACAGGTGGGACGAGGGTGCTGGGCCAGGGCAGGGACCTTAAATGGGGCAGATGGCCTGTCAGCCGCATGGCAGGTACAGGGTTCACTGAGGAGGTGAAGGATTCCCGGTCAGCTTCCCCACTCCATTCTGCTCCATCATTCACCCCTGGCCTCACCCCACACACCACCCCCGCCACACACTACTGTTTGGGCACCTGCTTTGTACCCAGAGGTCATTCTTCTGGGAGGACGCAGAGACAAATAATGACTGAACCATGGTGGTCAGGATGTTCAACGTGTGATGGGAAcagaggagagagagcagtcGACTCTGCAGGCGACAGACTGTTCCGGAACACTCCACAGGGACTTGGCATctgctcctccctctgccttGTGTCCCCCTGactccctccctcacctccttcaagtCTCTGCTCAGATCTCTCCTTCTCACACACCAGACCATCCCTAACTCCCCAAGCCCCCTGTCAGCTTTCCATGCCCCACACTGCTGATCACCTTCTAGCCCCCGACCCAGATGACAACCTAGGGTGACTCCTGTTGATCATTTGTCCTCAGCCCCTAAAATGTAAACTCTTCCAGGGCCAGGGCAGGGTGTCTGGTCTACTCTTAGCACTGCTGTCTTCTCAGCATCTCCCACAGGGCTTGGCACATAGACGGTGCTAGTGAACATTTGGGAATGAAGGGATGGCTGAAGAGTTAACCGGTGAGGGGTGACCGGTGATGACACGGAGGAAGCCAGGACATCAGGATAGCTGGGGGGAGCTATGTGAGGATGGATAGCAGGGAAGGGTCATGACTGGAGTCAGAATCTCAGCTCCCTTGGGCTTCCAGGTGGAGGGGGAGACGAAGGCGGGGAGATTAAGGCTGGAGATCAACTGGGACAGGCTGAGACCCAGTGACCAAGTGGCTTCTCTGGGCCCAGTGACCCCCGTGGATGGTGGTGGCTGTAGCACCAGTTGCAGCAGCAGTGGTGGCGGTGGGACGTGGGGCCGCAGCAGCGGACCCCCAAAGAAGGAAGAGCTGGTCGGGGGCAAGAAGAAGGGCCGGACCTGGGGGCCCAGCTCCACGCTGCAGAAGGAACGGGCTGGCGGAGAGGAGAGGTACTGGCTGCATGGAGCACCCCCCCCCCACGCCCCCCCGCCCACGCCCTGTGCCTCTCTCCTAGGCCCTTGACAGCCAGGAGGCCTatgactgcccccacccccccaatctTTGGTGCCCCCTGCAGGCTGAAGGCCCTGGGAGAAGGAAGCAAACAGTGGTCATCAAGTGCCCCCAACCTGGGCAAATCCCCCAAACACACACCCATCGCCCCAGGCTTTGCCAGCCTCAATGAAATGGGTAAGAGGGCGAGGGTGCCTTtaaaagggagggagagggacaTTCCCTGGCAAAGGGGAACATAACCCAAGACCAAGGGGTGACCATTCCCCAGGGTTGCGCGGAGGGAGCCGGATTTCACTGGCCAGAGGGTAGGACGCATTCCTGGAATGGGAGATAGCTGGTCCCTGGGAGGTGGGGGTCATTCCCAATGGAAGggggatttgggggagaaatGCTCAAGAACCACGCTTAGTGGGACTTGGTGATcttggcggggcgggggggggggtcacTGGGGACAACTCCTTGCCTCCAAGTcccggggtggggggatgggccGAAAGGCCCTGGGCCCAGAGTTAAGTGAGTCAGAGGCCAGTGACAGCCCTCTCCCGGTTGCAGAGGAGTTTGCGGAGTCGGACGGAGGCAACAGCGTGCCCCCGTCCCCCTACACCACCCCGTCCTACCTCACGGTGCCGCTGCCCGCCCAGCCCTCCCCGGGGGCGCGGGCGCCATGGGAGCCGAGTCCGCCCGCGCCGCCCGCCCGGCTCGGGCACGGCTCCCGGCGGCGCTGCGAGCTCGCCCTGCTGGGCTGCGCCACGCTGCTGGGCGCCGTGGGCCTGGGCGCCGACGTGGCCGAGGCGCGCGCGGCGGACGGCGAGGAGCAGCGGCGCTGGCTCGACGGCCTTTTCTTCCCCCGCGGCGGCCGCTTCCCGCGGGGCCTGAGCCCGACCGGGCGCTCTCCCGGCCGCCGTGACGACGCGGCCCCCGGCCCGGGCCTGGCGCCCTCCGCCACCCTCGTGTCACTGTCGTCGGTGTCCGACTGCAACTCCACGCGTTCGCTGCTGCGCTCCGACAGCGACGAGGCTGCGCCGGCCGCGCCCTCCccgccaccctccccacccccgccccaacccAGCACCAACCCCCTGGTGGACCTGGAGCTGGAGAGCTTCAAGAAGGACCCCCGGCAGTCGCTCACGCCCACCCACGTCACGGCCGCGCGCGCTGTGAGCCGCGGACACCGGCGGACGCCGTCGGATGGGGCGCTGGGGCAGCGAGGGGCGCCGGAGCCCACGGGCCCCGGCCCTGGTGAGTGAGGCTCCAAGCGCTCAGAAAAGGGCCCATCTCCCTTGACCCCGCCAAAGCTCTATGTCCCAGCCCAGCGGAGTCCTCTTGCTTAGCGTGGGGAGAGTCAGTGTCCCCATGGCCCCCACTGCTTCAAGAGGCTTTGTGGATCCCTGGGTAACTGAGACGCAGGAGGAAGCAGGGGTGGCAACTCTAATGCCTACAGGGGCCAGGCAGGTGACATTAATGGCAACGATTACTAGCGCTAACACGTGTTAGGTACCCGTTCTCTATTAGCAGGACAAAGACGATTAGAACAGAAAGGAACTAAGGACCTCCTATCAGGCACTGTGCTCCTTGTTCTACAATTACTGTATTTAATCCTGGCCTGTGTAGCGAGGTGCTGAAATCCCCGTTCACAGACAGCAACATGCCTAAGGTGCCTCTGGGTCTTGGTGAGCCTGCCCAGGGTTGGAGAGGCGGGAGGGATGAGGCTTTGTCTGGAGTACTAGCAAGGAGACAGGCTCTGAGAGATAAAGGGCTGCCCAGAGTCGCACCCAGATGAGTGAGCAGTTAGGAGTcgggggcgggtgggggtggcGAGGTAGATGTCCAAACCCTGCTGGACAGCGGGCCcaagaaaatcagatttttttgtcAAGAGAAGTCCAATTCCAATCTTCATGTAAATGCTCCTGCCTTTTAAACACCACCCTCTGGCCCACCCCACTCACCTCCTCCGATCCTCTCTTACCAGGCCCTCGAGATCCCCTGGACTTCCCCCGCCTGCCCGACCCCCAGGCCCTGTTCCCCACCCGCCGTCGGCCCCCCGAGTTCCCGGGCCGCCCCACCACCCTGACCTTCGCCCCAAGGCCCCGGCCAGCCTCCAGCCGTCCCCGCCTGGACCCCTGGAAACTGGTCTCCTTCGGCCAGACGCTCAGCATCTCGCCTCCCAGCAGGCCAGACACTCCGGAGAGCCCGGGGCTCCCCAGCATGCAGCCCACGCTGCTCGACATGGACATGGAGGGGCAAAGCCAGGACAGCACAGTGCCCCTGTGCGGGGCCCATGGCTCCCGCTGAGGCCTGCCCGCAGCCGCCCGCCTGGGCAGCCATGAATGTAgcgccccaggccccgccccagccCACCGTGCCACACGGCAGGGGAGGCCCTGGGCAGGATACTCACTATTTAttggggaaggggggagggaggaCACTTAATTTATTCCTTTGTACCCCAGGGGTGGGGCCCTGTGCCTGCCCTGCGGtgggggggagggtgggcaggggtACTCAGGGACAGGGCGTCATAAGGGATTCGGCACAAAATGCAGCATTAAAGGTAACCCCTGCCCCCTACCGCGTTTGGCTGTGTGTCTTTCCCTGGCCCAGCCCCAGATCCTAGATCATCCCCAGTGGCACAGCACCCCCCATGCTCCGTCCTAGGCCTCTCTAGATTTCTGAGTCCAGGGGGTGTAGCCTAGGCCCTTGTCCCCTCCCAGGCCCCACAAGAATACCACACAAAGAGGTTATGGTCACCAGTGATGAGTGCTTTACCAGAGAACATGAGTCAGAGAAAGTTACACGGtgaggtgaggtggggtggggaggaggagggacacTCCCCCACGTTGGCCTCAGCCAACGACGTCCCGAGTCCCAGGCCCGGCCCCACTGTCTTCCCGCTGTAGGCTGCAGCGGTTCATCTTGAGCTGAGTCAGCTGGATGTATCGCAGAACGTTGGTGTCTgcaggggaggcaggcagggcatTATCTGTGTGTCCTGGGGCAGCAGGTAACATCCGCACCACCTTGGCTCATATGAGGAGGTCCCCATCCTCCACTGGCTCCCACACACAGCCTGTGTCGCCAGAGCCCTTCTCACAAAGCCCAGCCAAGCTGGCAGAGCAGGACGTGTCACACCTCCATACTTTCGTATCTGCCGTGCCCTCAGCCAGGCACGCCTGAGCTCAGAGACTCCTGTCGCACTTCTCACCCTCCAGCGACACTGCAGGAAGTGTGTTCTCTCCAAACCCCTTAGAGGAAAACTCACCTCACACCCTGGACCACGCACCTGTTGTGCTCCTACTTCACTGGTTATTAATACAGAACTGAGTCTTCTGCCTCCTCCAGCCGATGTGCACGCGCGTGCGCgcggatacacacacacacacacacaccctgacacacacacaccctgacacacaccgacacacacacaccctgacacacacacacacaccctgacacacacacacacacacacacacacacacacacacaccccgatcTCCCACTGGGCAAGGAACAAGCCTCCAGGTCTGCCAACCCCTCCCCCTGCTAATTTTCTGGAAGGTGAATGAGTAGGTGAGTGTGTGAATGGGTTAGTGAGTAGGTGAATGAGTTTGAGGGGGGAGGGGTAAATGGAGATGGAggcgcggcggggcgggggggggttgcgggggcggggggaagcggggggggggggttgcgggggcggggggaagcgGGGGGGCGGAGGTTGTAAGTGGCCAGGAAAGTGACTGAATAGGTAAACAGAAGGTATCAGAGTGGGTTAATGACCGAAGAGATGAAGTGGTTGGGTGAATGTCAGGAACGACAGGTGAGTGGACACGAGTAACTGGCAGGTGAgtggatgagtgtgtgtgtgtgtaagtagaTGGGTAAAGAGTGGGCGTGGGGTAGGGGGTACAGCACTCCCTGAAGCCGCTCTGCTTTCATGCTCCTTCCCttgtttcctcctctctcccaccctcgCTTGCTCCCACCCCGCCCCTCACCTGTGGGCTCCCGGCTGCGGGCCTCCTGCAGGTAGCGCAAGGCGTGTGCATAGTCGCCCAGGTGGTAGAAGGCAATGCCGGCGCGGTAAGTAGCCTTGAAATTGCCCTGCTGCTTCTCCAGCACCTTGAGGCAGTACTCGCGCACCCGCTCATAGTTTACCAGCTCCGACTGCAGGAGGCAGGCTGCGGGAGCACCAGAACCGGTGCTCTCACAGCCTGTCGACACGGAGGCCTCAGCTGATCGCGAGGAGCCTGGCCTAAAGGCTCCGGAGAATCAGTCCCTTCCGTTTCAGACGGCGGAGCCCAGCCTACAGGCTTGCTCCGGCCACCGGGGAACGCCAAGCTTCTGACCAATCAAGACAGAATCAATCTGCGCTGCCGCTAGAGGGCGCAAAAAACACAGCGGGGCTCTCGGAGCTTCCTTAGCTGGGAGGTGTCTGTTAGGGAGAGTACTAAGGGCGAtctcagagatggtgaaggatgggtcCTTGAATGGCTCCTCCAGGGTAAGTTTTTCTCACCTGAGATTAGCAGGTGGCAGCCCAAAGCCCATTTCCTGCATCCCAGCTCCTTCCATCCCTGTGGTCCCCTAGACTCCCAAAGCCTCTCCCTGATCAAGTTCTTAGTTCTTCCTCCCACCTCACAGACCCCAGCCCTAACCCGTTCAagcctccagcccccaccccaaggcTTGAGGAGTACTTCTCACGTCTCGCCCCTCTCACATAGGCACCCTCTGCGCTCCCCGACGGCCGTACCCGTGAGAGAGTCGTAACATTCCACCTCTGTGTTCTCCACCAGGCGCCGCTGCTCCTCGCTGAGGCGGGCTGGCCCGGGGCTGGTGGCGGGCCCGGGGGTGGGTGCGGGCAGGCCTCCAGGGCGGGCTCCCTGCGCCGCCTTCAGCTGCAGTAGCGCTCGATGATACTTGCCGATGGCTTCCCGGAACTTCTTCTCCCGGTAGCAGCGCTGACCCTCCGCCTTAAACGCCACGGCGGCCCGCAGGCTGCTGTCGAGCGCCGCACCCAGGGCTCCCGACGCCTCTGGGGTAGGACTGGACCGAGCCGATCCATGGCGGGGGCTGGGGCCCGGCGGGGAAAGGGCGGGAGGCGGGCGCGGCGGAGGCTCCGGGGCAGCGCTGAGCATCAGCACCGGGGACAGCGCGCCGCGCTGCATTGTGGGAAACTCCTGCGGCCGCCGCTGCAGCTACCGCATCGCCCCCCGCGGGGCTGGTCCCCACCCTTTCTCCGCCCCCGCACCTCCGACAGCCGACTCCGGCTGCCCCCTATGGGTCTAGAGAAACCCCTCAAAACCCTACTCTCTTCAAAACCCTTCTTCCCACTCCTCTTACCTTCCCCACCCTGCTGCTTGCTCTCCTCCCCTATGCCCAGAGCTCCGGCACCTTTCtagaaggaaagaacaagtctGGGGAAAAGAGCAGGAAGATAACCTCATGGAAAGCTGGTTTTCAGACCGGTAGGCATCTGGCATAGTTGGATAAGAACACAGGCCATGGATTCAAGCTGCCCAAATTCCTGCTTATTTTCTCGCTAGTTGTTGACTTGGACAAATCACCTACATTACCTGTGATTCTGTATCCTCATCCGTAACACAGGGCTATGATAGCAACTGTGGAACACACTCGTTTATCTATGCAACAAACACATATTGACTGATATCTTTCTGTGCCCAATTCTGGGACTGGGTGATGCTGGGACATAGGAGGGACTGAGAGCACCTCAGATTCTACCCTCAGTGGGTTCCTTGGCAAGTGGGGAGACAGACCGGTGGTCAGACAGTGGCAGCCGAGTGGGCTAGCCTGGGAGGTACAGGCAGAGGGGCCAGGGCTGCAATGGGGGAGACACAACAAGCTCTGTGGATC from Bos javanicus breed banteng chromosome 18, ARS-OSU_banteng_1.0, whole genome shotgun sequence harbors:
- the TTC9B gene encoding tetratricopeptide repeat protein 9B encodes the protein MQRGALSPVLMLSAAPEPPPRPPPALSPPGPSPRHGSARSSPTPEASGALGAALDSSLRAAVAFKAEGQRCYREKKFREAIGKYHRALLQLKAAQGARPGGLPAPTPGPATSPGPARLSEEQRRLVENTEVECYDSLTACLLQSELVNYERVREYCLKVLEKQQGNFKATYRAGIAFYHLGDYAHALRYLQEARSREPTDTNVLRYIQLTQLKMNRCSLQREDSGAGPGTRDVVG